Proteins co-encoded in one Arachis hypogaea cultivar Tifrunner chromosome 13, arahy.Tifrunner.gnm2.J5K5, whole genome shotgun sequence genomic window:
- the LOC112733066 gene encoding uncharacterized protein, producing MTPSLGSPPLRRRSFQSRCRRSRCHLQPPPLPFMKSERERERERAREPRRERGDPCSATAAPLPLRSSAAATEIHHRHRRRSFSRRRRLSLGNNRRASGRRNHGLERRGLPLLLLLFRSFIIYTAAVSAKNWKWILAEDLS from the exons ATGACACCGTCACTGGGCTCGCCGCCGTTGCGTCGCAGAAGCTTCCAGTCCCGTTGCCGCCGTTCGCGCTGTCACCTCCAGCCCCCGCCGTTGCCGTTCATGAAgagtgaaagagagagagagagagagagagctcgggaGCCAAGGAGAGAAAGGGGAGACCCGTGCTCAGCCACCGCCGCGCCTCTGCCGCTGAGAAGCTCCGCTGCCGCCACTGAGATTCACCATCG TCACCGTCGAAGAAGCTTCAGCCGCCGCCGTCGATTGTCACTGGGGAACAACCGCCGTGCCTCTGGTCGCCGGAATCACGGACTGGAGAGAAGGGGGCTGCCTCTCCTATTGCTGCTGTTTCGTTCTTTTATC ATCTATACTGCAGCTGTATCAGCAAAAAACTGGAAATG GATTTTGGCAGAGGATCTCAGCTGA